The Pseudomonadota bacterium region TTAAAAAGTCACCAACCTCTTGGGGAATTTCATGCGCGGTGATTGCAATTGTTGTAATAATACCAAGGCGAATATCAGTGAGGTAGGCCGCGGCAATTAATACACCATCAACAAAGTTGTGGAATGTATCCCCAACGATGACTAGAGTTCCAGTCCTTCCATTGTCTGTTTGTGTGGTGTGGTGATCGTGTTCTTCGCATGCCTCAAAGTGGCAATGTCTCCAAAGAACAAATTTCTCTAGGACAAAAAAACCTAATATGCCACCAAGAATAATAGCCGATAAAAGTTTTGCGTCCGGATTGGTTTTTAATGCGTGTGGGATCACCTCAAGGAACGTTGCTCCGAGCAGCGTACCTATCGCATAGCTCACGAGTTTTTGTATATTTTTTGGATTGGCACGATATGAAAACCAAGCTGAAGCACCAACGCTGAGCAGGGCTCCTATAAGTGCGCTTCCGATGATCCAAGCCAGAGTAGACATAGGTTAGTTCTTAATTTTTAGTTCTTCAATTTAACGGGTGCAATTATAACGATATGATCAGAAGATTCATTTTATTTTGTTGAATCGTCAAGCCAGATTAATGTGCCTATTCTTCCGGTGGGCTGTTCTCGTCGGTTGGAGAAGAATATGTCCTTTTGAGCAAATGTACATTGATTCCCACCAAATATAGATCTCACTCCCAATTGAAGGAGTTGGTGACGTGCGATGCCGTAGAGGTCGGCGAAGTAGCCCCCTTGAGAGTCCGGAACAAAATACTTCTGGTATGTACTGTCCAAACCGATGAATTGTTTAAGCAAGTCTTGTCTGACTACATAATTTTTTTGACTGATAGCCGGCCCTAAATGCACCACTAGGTCGTTTGGGTGGCAGGCAAACCTGATGATGGTTTGTCGCAGAAGTCCTTCTGCCAGTCCTCTCCAGCCTGCATGAGCCACTGCTACCTCGTTACCTGAATGATTAGTGATCAACACCGGCAAACAGTCTGCCGTCATGATGCCGCAAACAGTCCGCTGGCGTCTTGTGTATAGCGCGTCTGCCTTGGTTGTGGTATTTGAAGCCTCAGCTGTAACTACAGTGTTACCGTGAACCTGGGTAACCCAGTTTGGGGTCGATGGGAGGTAGCTATCGAGTATTTGTCTATTTTTTTCCACATGTGCTTGGTTATCACCAACGGCCTGACTCAGGTTTAAGGTGCCAAATTGTCCCATGCTGACCCCACCTTGACGGGTAGTAATTAATGCGTGGACGTGCTTGTGGACTACCCACTCGGGGTGGATCAAATCAAGGGAGGTCATTGTCTGCAGTTTTTAGTGCTTCTAACAGAGCTTGAAGATCTGACGGTATATTTACTTCCCAGCTCATGATTTTATCCGTATTAGGATGAGTTAAGGTCAAGCTTTTAGCATGAAGTGCTTGGCGCTCAAAAGGTAATTCTTTCGTTAATAGGACATACTTTTTTGACTTACCCGTATACGTCTGGTCACCGATTAACGGGTAACCGAGAGAGGTTAGGTGTACACGTATTTGATGCGTTCTTCCGGTCTCGATTAAGCAAGATAACGCTGACCATCCTTTTCCGCTATCGATGGTCGTGTAGTGGGTCACGGCATCTTTACCGTCAGCAATTATGGACATTTTTTTTCTATTACGCGGATGTCGTCCAATGGGCTCATCAATTGTGCCTTGACTCGGAGTCTGTCCTGAAACAAGCGCAAAATATTCTCTTCTTACGGTTTTTGATTGCAGCTGTCGAACCAAGCTTGTTTGAGCCTCTAAAGATTTCGCAACAACCATGAGCCCTGTTGTGTCTTTGTCCAGCCGATGGACAATGCCAGCCCTCGGAATATTTTTATTGTACGGGTAACGAAATAAAATGCCATTGAGCAATGTTCCAGACCAATTTCCGCTGCCAGGGTGCACCACCATGTTGTGTGTTTTGTTTAAGATAATTAAATCATTATCTTCATAAACGATATCAATGGGAACGTCTTCTGCTTCAAATGCAGAGTCTTCGACACTATCGCTTGCTATAATGAAAATCAATTCCCCACCTAAAACCTTTGTCTTGGCTTTTACAATCTCGCCGTCTATGAGCAGATTTCCAGAGCTTAACCAGTGTTGAAGGCGATTTCTTGAAAACTGTGGGAATAGGGTGGCTAAGGCCTGATCGAGTCGCTTCCCCATATAGGACTCGGGAATGCGCAGTTCGTAGTCTCTGTGAATTTTGTCAACTGGCATATAATTGACGCGCCACACGCAGCAATCGATGCGGCGTGTCTGTAAGGCATTTTAGATTCATATTAATTTTATGAGAGTCAGCATTAATGAAGATACGTTTAAGCACTCTATTACTGGT contains the following coding sequences:
- a CDS encoding ZIP family metal transporter — translated: MSTLAWIIGSALIGALLSVGASAWFSYRANPKNIQKLVSYAIGTLLGATFLEVIPHALKTNPDAKLLSAIILGGILGFFVLEKFVLWRHCHFEACEEHDHHTTQTDNGRTGTLVIVGDTFHNFVDGVLIAAAYLTDIRLGIITTIAITAHEIPQEVGDFLILLNSGFSKRKALFWNLLCSVATLVGGLTAYFAFEVVNDLIAPFLGLAAASMIYIAVADLIPSLHKRTDLKATAEQIILILLGVGTIVAADHIAHF
- the pgeF gene encoding peptidoglycan editing factor PgeF: MTSLDLIHPEWVVHKHVHALITTRQGGVSMGQFGTLNLSQAVGDNQAHVEKNRQILDSYLPSTPNWVTQVHGNTVVTAEASNTTTKADALYTRRQRTVCGIMTADCLPVLITNHSGNEVAVAHAGWRGLAEGLLRQTIIRFACHPNDLVVHLGPAISQKNYVVRQDLLKQFIGLDSTYQKYFVPDSQGGYFADLYGIARHQLLQLGVRSIFGGNQCTFAQKDIFFSNRREQPTGRIGTLIWLDDSTK
- the rluD gene encoding 23S rRNA pseudouridine(1911/1915/1917) synthase RluD is translated as MPVDKIHRDYELRIPESYMGKRLDQALATLFPQFSRNRLQHWLSSGNLLIDGEIVKAKTKVLGGELIFIIASDSVEDSAFEAEDVPIDIVYEDNDLIILNKTHNMVVHPGSGNWSGTLLNGILFRYPYNKNIPRAGIVHRLDKDTTGLMVVAKSLEAQTSLVRQLQSKTVRREYFALVSGQTPSQGTIDEPIGRHPRNRKKMSIIADGKDAVTHYTTIDSGKGWSALSCLIETGRTHQIRVHLTSLGYPLIGDQTYTGKSKKYVLLTKELPFERQALHAKSLTLTHPNTDKIMSWEVNIPSDLQALLEALKTADNDLP